AAAAGCTGCGCTTTTTGCCGTCCGCAGACCTTCCACGTTATGCAGCTCGCTGGAGTTCTGAGGGATGACCTTTAAGAGCGAGTCTTATGAAGTATTGGCAATCAAGGATGAAGAAACTGAACGTCCAATTCCATCGGCGTGGCGTTCGGTTATTCGAGAGATTGTTGGCGCCTTCGTACGCCACGACTATCTTCTCAGTGCAGGCATTCCTCGCGTAGCTCAGGTATCAACCGAAACCGCAACCCACATCCAGAATTACATTCAAGACTACGGTGCAACCCTCATTGACCTCCCAGAGGAAACGTGGAGTTCTTCCGTTTGCATTTGGATGGGCACGGAATGGGAGGCACTGATTGATCTTTGGACGGTCTCAGAAGGAAGGAGTGACCTAGTGCTCAGTCTTCACGTAACAGATGCCGATGACGGCTTTTTCTACAAAATTTACATGGTATATGTTCCGTAATGTCCCCGCTGCATAACCTTCCAATCAACCGGACCGTCGAGAAGCTGCGCTTCTCGATTCCCTCCGCGCGTCGCGCTCCGGCGGCCGGTTATCTAACACCTTAGGCCATGACTACTGCCGTGATTGATCCAACCGAAGTGTTTGTCCGAGGCCATAGCGGTTTGGCCGGACTCACGCATCATGAGAGACTTGTTTTTCTGCTTTCCGAGTTCGAAACGCTCATGATCATGGAAGGCTGGGATGACTTCTTTACATCTCGATGGGCTGAACACTATCCAGAAATGAAAACTGGTCTCTCGCTCACCAACGATCATCAGTCTGTCGCAATTCTTGATGACTACGAAAGCCACTTACGCACTAATGGTGTTCCGCTCGAGTCGGCCGCAATTGACTCCTTCTTGGCACGCCAAGAATCCAAGTACTTCACCACCTGCCGTGATTGGCGTGATGACTACTTGCGGCTCTCGGAGATTCGATGGAGTAAGGTCACTTCCTATCTCAAAGCAAATGGAATCACACTCCTGGCCTAACCTGTCGTTCCAGCCGACGCGCTACAGCACATTGCGTGTGCTTGCGCTTGCGACTGAACTCGTGCGTTAGGCCTCCATTCAGATGAACACCTCTTGGGCCGGCAAGCGCTACTGGACGACTCCAATGCAAGACAACGCGGATGGCTACGTTGGCCTCCGCTTGCACGAAGACGCTAAGGGTGCCGAAGTCGCGGTGGCCGAGATTGTCTTTTGGGATGCGAGCGGCCAGTTCTACGTCAAAACGCTGAACCATGAAGTTCCGCTAGAGGTCTTTGAATCGCTCATTGCTGAGGCCAAGGAACTCCTCAATGCAAAGTAGCCAGCCGCCTTCGCCACTGTCGGTCCACCAAAGCGCGAGCATCCCGCGCCGTATCTCGGTCAAGCGGGTACGCTCTGCCTTCACTTCGAGGCCTAACCCCTCCGTCAAGGGGACCGCTTGCGCTTACGCGCAACCGGCCCCTTACGTCGAACGTTAGCCTGGCAGGGTGCGCAACCTGCTAACGCATTTACGGCCTGAAACGCCGAATGGTGCGCAGCAAGCTGCACACCCTACGAGTATTCATTTGTAAGGTGTGCAGCTTGCTGCGCACCATTCCGGCTTAAAACCCGCTAAATGCGTCGAGAAACGTAGCCCGGCATGGCAAATAGCCGGGCATCGACAAGCACTCCGGCGGCGTCCATGACGCCCGCTGTGTTCTCAGGGCTTGGCGTAAATCCGCACGTAAGGAACCGCTGTTATTGCGGATGATCTGCAGCACGACGGTGCCGGGACGGTACAGCACCGGATGATCGTCCAGCCCGCAGATGATCGGACAGGAAGGTCGTGTCTACCCGCGCCGGACCGGCAGTAAAGAAAGCCGTGATCCTCAGTGCCCGCTATTGCCGGCATCGGCCGCCGGATTCGCCGGCAGCAGCCGTTCGCGCAACGCCAGCAGCGTGCGCCTGAACACCGCCGGGTCGTCGAGGGCGCGCGTCAGCACCAGCGCACCCTGGATGCCGGCGACGGTCGCCTCGGCCAGCGCGGTGGCCGTCGTCGTGTCGCAGCCGGTGCGCTGCAGTGCATCGGCCAGCGCGCCGACCCAGCGGGCGAAGTAGCTGGCGATGGCTGCGCCGAAGCGATCGCGGGCGGCGCCGAGGGCCAGCGCGCCGATCAGACAGACGCGCCCGCCGCCGCGGAAATAGGCATCGACGGCCGCGAACATCGCGTCGATCGCCGCGGCCACAGACTCGTCCTCGGCCGCACGCAGCGGTGCGTACAGCTCGCGCTCGAACCAGTCGTCGATCTCTGCCAGCACGGCCGCGGCCATCTCCGCCTTGCCGCCCGGGAAGAAGTGATAAAGGCTGCCCTTGCCGAGCCCGGTGGCCTGCGAGATCAACTGCAGGCTCGCACCTTCGTAGCCATGCTCGCGAAACACTTCGGCCAGCAGCGGCAGCACGTCGGCGCGTTCGGTCACGAGGCGCGGCATGGGGGTCTTCCGGGCAATCCGCTCGCATCCGCAGCCTGCCGGCCTTGCGCCCTTCTTTCTCCGGTGCGGAAAAACGGCGATGCCGGTGCTGGCGGGCAGGAGCTTCGGCCCGTACAGCGCTGCCAGTGCCGCATCCGTCTCACAGCCCCAGCTCGCTCAGGCCCGGATGCCCGTCGGGCCGCCGGCCGGCCGGCCAGTGGAACAGGCGCGCGGATTCGGCGATCGGCAGGTCGTTGATCGAGGCATGCCGGCGGCGCATCAGGCCGGCTTCGTCGAACTCCCAGTTCTCGTTGCCGTAGGCGCGATACCACTGGCCGGAGTCGTCGTGCCATTCGTAGGCAAAGCGCACGGCGATGCGCTCGCCGGCATGCGCCCAGACTTCCTTGATCAGCCGGTAGTCGAGTTCGCGCGCCCACTTGCGGGTCAGGAAGGCGACGATCTGCTCGCGGCCGCGGATGAATTCGGCGCGGTTGCGCCAGAGGCTGTCCTCGGTGTACGCGAGCGCGACGCGCGCCGGATCGCGGCTGTTCCAGGCGTCCTCGGCCATGCGCGCCTTCTGCGCAGCGGTTTC
The genomic region above belongs to Bacteroidota bacterium and contains:
- a CDS encoding nuclear transport factor 2 family protein — protein: MSRPPLPPFTAETAAQKARMAEDAWNSRDPARVALAYTEDSLWRNRAEFIRGREQIVAFLTRKWARELDYRLIKEVWAHAGERIAVRFAYEWHDDSGQWYRAYGNENWEFDEAGLMRRRHASINDLPIAESARLFHWPAGRRPDGHPGLSELGL
- a CDS encoding TetR/AcrR family transcriptional regulator, with amino-acid sequence MPRLVTERADVLPLLAEVFREHGYEGASLQLISQATGLGKGSLYHFFPGGKAEMAAAVLAEIDDWFERELYAPLRAAEDESVAAAIDAMFAAVDAYFRGGGRVCLIGALALGAARDRFGAAIASYFARWVGALADALQRTGCDTTTATALAEATVAGIQGALVLTRALDDPAVFRRTLLALRERLLPANPAADAGNSGH